From Streptomyces asiaticus, one genomic window encodes:
- a CDS encoding GntR family transcriptional regulator, which yields METEGATAAAAATTTAESDGNGSNGARTARVPKYYRLKRHLLEMTETLPPGTPVPPERTLAAEFDTSRTTVRQALQELVVEGRLERIQGKGTFVAKPKVSQALQLTSYTEDMKAQGLEPTSQLLDIGYVTADDRLSGLLDIAAGGRVLRIERLRLASGEPMAIETTHLSAKRFPALRRSLVKYTSLYTALAEVYDVRLAEAEETIETSLATPREAGLLGTDVGLPMLMLSRHSRDASGEPVEWVRSVYRGDRYKFVARLQRPND from the coding sequence ATGGAGACCGAGGGGGCAACGGCGGCAGCGGCGGCCACCACGACGGCCGAGAGCGACGGCAACGGCTCCAATGGGGCACGCACCGCGCGCGTCCCGAAGTACTACCGCCTCAAGCGCCACCTGCTGGAGATGACCGAGACCCTGCCACCGGGCACCCCGGTCCCACCGGAGCGCACCCTGGCCGCGGAGTTCGACACCTCGCGCACCACCGTGCGCCAGGCGCTCCAGGAGCTGGTCGTCGAGGGTCGCCTGGAGCGGATCCAGGGCAAGGGCACGTTCGTGGCCAAGCCCAAGGTCTCCCAGGCGCTGCAACTCACCTCGTACACCGAGGACATGAAGGCCCAGGGCCTGGAGCCCACCTCCCAGCTGCTGGACATCGGCTATGTCACCGCCGACGACCGGCTCTCCGGGCTGCTGGACATCGCCGCCGGCGGGCGGGTGCTGCGCATCGAGCGGCTGCGGCTGGCCAGCGGTGAGCCGATGGCGATCGAGACCACCCATCTGTCGGCCAAGCGCTTCCCCGCGCTGCGCCGCAGCCTGGTGAAGTACACCTCGCTCTACACGGCACTGGCCGAGGTGTACGACGTCCGGCTGGCCGAGGCCGAGGAGACCATCGAGACCTCGCTGGCCACCCCGCGCGAGGCGGGGCTGCTGGGCACCGACGTGGGGCTGCCGATGCTGATGCTCTCGCGGCACTCGCGGGACGCGTCCGGGGAGCCGGTGGAGTGGGTGCGGTCGGTCTACCGCGGGGACCGCTACAAATTCGTGGCCCGGCTCCAGCGGCCGAACGACTGA
- a CDS encoding RNA-guided endonuclease InsQ/TnpB family protein produces MKLRYQFRVYPSAPQGIKLAKAFGCSRVVWNDALRIRQEAYKQGKPVPSIVELAKLVITEAKKAPERAWLGEVSAVVLQSSLRDLRTAYSNFFASKKGTRKGPKIGPPRFKKKTSRQAVRFTKAARFSITGEGRLRLPKIGDISVRWSRELPSDPSSVTVIKDAAGRYFASFVVETDDKPLPELDREETDTGIDLGLSSYAVLRGRKIASPKFFRRQEKKLRRAQRKLSRCAQGSSNRRKAKLAVAKIHARIADQRRDFIEQETTQVVRESQAAYLENLNVKGMARGRFGKSVQDQSLGMFARTLEVKCARYGRTFVKVDRFFPSTQLCSNCGALTGPKGKKGLPIRTWTCDCGARHDRDQNAEYNLRLEGRSIMAAGRADT; encoded by the coding sequence GTGAAGCTCAGGTACCAGTTCCGCGTGTATCCGAGCGCCCCGCAGGGGATCAAGCTGGCGAAGGCGTTCGGGTGCTCCCGCGTCGTATGGAACGACGCATTACGCATCCGACAGGAGGCATACAAGCAGGGAAAGCCAGTCCCGTCGATTGTCGAGCTGGCGAAGCTGGTCATCACCGAGGCGAAGAAGGCGCCCGAGCGTGCATGGCTCGGCGAGGTATCGGCGGTCGTACTCCAGTCGTCCCTGCGCGACTTGAGGACCGCGTACTCTAACTTCTTCGCCTCGAAGAAGGGCACACGCAAGGGGCCGAAGATCGGGCCGCCGCGCTTCAAGAAGAAGACCTCCCGCCAGGCGGTCAGGTTCACCAAAGCCGCCCGCTTCTCCATCACCGGGGAGGGCAGGCTCCGGCTCCCGAAGATCGGCGACATCTCTGTCCGCTGGTCCCGGGAGCTTCCCTCCGACCCGTCATCGGTCACGGTCATCAAGGACGCGGCCGGAAGGTACTTCGCGTCGTTCGTGGTCGAGACCGATGACAAGCCGCTTCCCGAGTTGGACCGGGAGGAGACGGACACCGGCATCGACCTGGGCCTGTCCTCGTATGCGGTGTTGCGCGGGCGCAAGATCGCCTCTCCGAAGTTCTTCCGCCGTCAGGAGAAGAAACTCCGCCGCGCCCAGCGCAAGCTGAGCCGGTGCGCCCAGGGAAGCAGCAACCGTCGTAAGGCCAAGCTGGCCGTAGCCAAGATCCACGCGCGCATCGCCGATCAGCGGCGCGACTTCATCGAGCAGGAAACCACCCAGGTGGTCCGCGAGAGCCAAGCGGCCTACTTGGAGAACCTGAACGTGAAGGGCATGGCACGCGGCCGGTTCGGCAAGTCCGTTCAGGACCAGTCCTTGGGCATGTTCGCCCGTACCCTCGAAGTGAAATGCGCACGATACGGGCGGACCTTCGTCAAGGTGGACCGGTTCTTTCCCTCCACCCAGTTGTGCTCCAACTGCGGCGCGCTCACCGGGCCGAAGGGGAAGAAAGGGCTGCCGATACGCACCTGGACATGCGACTGCGGAGCCCGGCACGACCGGGACCAGAACGCTGAGTACAACCTCCGCCTTGAGGGGCGGAGCATCATGGCGGCCGGGCGGGCCGACACGTAA
- a CDS encoding extracellular solute-binding protein: MKRGLIAATGVAAMLVSVAACGSDGDDDKAGADGFKGQTLTVWAMDGSTPDGWTKDVKAAFEKKTGAKLKLETQQWNGIQQKVTTALSESNPPDVLEIGNTQTPSYAQTGGLAELDDLKKSIGADWSESINKSAVYDGKQYAAPWYAANRVVLYNKKIWAEAGIKDTPKTRTEFFQDLDAIQKKTEAEPIYLPGQNWYFFDGLTIGTGADLVKKDGDKWVSNLADPKVGKAMDIYKQYQSFSKAPKDKDEATPQQGEVFAKGKTGAFIGMGWEAGIAIKANPKIEKDIGYFTIPGETAGKPEGVFLGGSNLAIAAGSEKQELAKEFLRIALNDTHEGQLAKEGGVIPNKESLQAQLKGNAAAQAAAPAAATGGTTPLIPEWAAVENAPNPVKTYMTAVLNGKSPAEAAKSVEDELNKRLSQER, from the coding sequence GTGAAGCGTGGGCTCATAGCGGCGACGGGTGTCGCGGCAATGCTGGTATCCGTCGCGGCCTGTGGGTCCGACGGCGATGACGACAAGGCCGGAGCGGACGGTTTTAAGGGGCAGACGCTCACCGTCTGGGCGATGGACGGCTCCACGCCGGACGGCTGGACGAAGGATGTCAAGGCCGCTTTCGAGAAGAAGACGGGCGCCAAGCTGAAGCTGGAGACCCAGCAGTGGAACGGCATCCAGCAGAAGGTGACCACCGCGCTCTCGGAATCCAATCCGCCGGATGTGCTGGAGATCGGCAACACCCAGACCCCGTCCTACGCGCAGACCGGCGGACTGGCCGAACTGGATGACCTGAAGAAGTCGATCGGCGCCGACTGGTCGGAGTCGATCAACAAGTCCGCGGTCTACGACGGCAAGCAGTACGCGGCGCCGTGGTACGCGGCCAACCGGGTCGTCCTCTACAACAAGAAGATCTGGGCCGAGGCCGGGATCAAGGACACTCCCAAGACCCGTACCGAGTTCTTCCAGGACCTCGACGCCATCCAGAAGAAGACCGAGGCCGAGCCCATCTATCTGCCGGGCCAGAACTGGTACTTCTTCGACGGGCTGACCATCGGCACCGGCGCCGACCTGGTGAAGAAGGACGGCGACAAGTGGGTCTCCAACCTCGCCGACCCCAAGGTCGGCAAGGCCATGGACATCTACAAGCAGTACCAGTCCTTCAGCAAGGCCCCCAAGGACAAGGACGAGGCCACCCCGCAGCAGGGCGAGGTCTTCGCCAAGGGCAAGACCGGCGCCTTCATCGGCATGGGCTGGGAGGCCGGGATCGCGATCAAGGCCAACCCGAAGATCGAGAAGGACATCGGCTACTTCACCATCCCGGGTGAGACCGCGGGCAAGCCGGAGGGCGTCTTCCTCGGCGGCTCCAACCTCGCGATCGCCGCGGGCAGTGAGAAGCAGGAACTGGCCAAGGAGTTCCTGAGGATCGCGCTCAATGACACCCACGAGGGACAGCTCGCCAAGGAAGGCGGCGTCATCCCCAACAAGGAGTCGCTCCAGGCGCAGCTCAAGGGCAACGCCGCCGCGCAGGCGGCCGCCCCGGCCGCGGCGACCGGCGGCACCACCCCGCTGATCCCCGAATGGGCCGCGGTGGAGAACGCCCCGAACCCCGTCAAGACCTATATGACCGCCGTGCTCAACGGTAAGTCGCCCGCCGAGGCGGCGAAGTCGGTCGAGGACGAGCTGAACAAGCGCCTCAGCCAGGAGCGTTGA
- a CDS encoding Arc family DNA-binding protein, whose protein sequence is MVQLTLRLPDDVHARLTAQAEADRRSLNSEIIHLLEAALTAVGADDESP, encoded by the coding sequence ATGGTTCAGTTGACTCTGCGGCTCCCCGATGATGTACATGCCCGGCTGACCGCTCAGGCGGAAGCCGACCGGCGGTCCCTCAACTCGGAGATCATCCACCTGCTTGAGGCCGCTCTCACCGCCGTGGGCGCAGACGACGAATCGCCCTGA
- a CDS encoding carbohydrate ABC transporter permease, which yields MAVATERQDPGPAAAGVRRGGAPPGTRRPAPGPAGRARLTGAAPYLLLLPALAATALLLGWPLVKDGLLSFQNLNMRQLIQHLTEWNGVDNYREALTSEDFWRVTLRSVIFTAVNVVLIMLLGTLVGLLLARLGSTMRLLLSVGLVLAWAMPTIAATTVFQWLFATRFGVVNWVLDALGWHSMAHYNWTGGQFSTFFVITVLIVWQSIPFVAINLYAATTTIPGELYEAAALDGAGGWKSFTSVTFPFLKPFLLATTFLEVIWVFKAFAQVFAINEGGPDRLTETLPVYAFIEGVGNQHYGMGAAISLLTIAVLLALTSYYLRIVLRQEEDEL from the coding sequence ATGGCCGTAGCGACCGAACGCCAGGACCCCGGCCCGGCGGCGGCCGGGGTCCGCCGGGGCGGGGCACCGCCGGGCACCCGCCGCCCGGCCCCGGGCCCCGCCGGGCGCGCACGGCTGACCGGCGCCGCCCCGTACCTCCTGCTGCTGCCCGCGCTGGCGGCGACCGCGCTGCTGCTGGGCTGGCCGCTGGTCAAGGACGGCCTGCTGTCGTTCCAGAACCTCAATATGCGGCAGCTGATCCAGCACCTCACCGAGTGGAACGGGGTCGACAACTACCGCGAGGCGCTGACCAGCGAGGACTTCTGGCGGGTCACCCTCCGGTCGGTGATCTTCACCGCGGTCAACGTGGTGCTGATCATGCTGCTCGGCACCCTGGTCGGACTGCTGCTGGCCCGCCTCGGCAGCACGATGCGGCTGCTGCTCTCGGTCGGCCTGGTGCTGGCCTGGGCCATGCCGACCATCGCCGCCACCACCGTCTTCCAGTGGCTCTTCGCCACCCGCTTCGGGGTGGTCAACTGGGTGCTGGACGCGCTCGGCTGGCACTCCATGGCGCACTACAACTGGACCGGCGGCCAGTTCTCCACGTTCTTCGTCATCACCGTGCTGATCGTCTGGCAGTCGATCCCCTTCGTGGCGATCAACCTCTACGCCGCGACCACCACCATCCCCGGTGAGCTCTACGAGGCGGCCGCGCTCGACGGCGCCGGCGGCTGGAAGAGCTTCACCTCGGTGACCTTCCCCTTCCTCAAGCCGTTCCTGCTGGCCACGACGTTCCTCGAAGTCATCTGGGTCTTCAAGGCGTTCGCCCAGGTCTTCGCGATCAACGAGGGCGGCCCCGACCGGCTCACCGAGACCCTCCCCGTCTACGCCTTCATCGAGGGCGTCGGCAACCAGCACTACGGCATGGGCGCCGCGATCTCGCTGCTGACCATCGCGGTCCTGCTGGCGCTGACCTCCTACTACCTCCGGATCGTGCTCAGGCAAGAGGAGGACGAGCTGTGA
- a CDS encoding DUF3311 domain-containing protein, with protein sequence MSDTSASPGRRPVVTPTRVVAALCLIAPFVGMLWVGSYGKVEPAFIGIPFFYWYQMLWVPISAVLTSVAYVLVRRERRERKGGDSA encoded by the coding sequence ATGTCAGACACGTCCGCTTCACCCGGCAGGAGACCGGTCGTGACGCCCACGCGCGTCGTGGCCGCTCTGTGCCTGATCGCCCCGTTTGTCGGGATGCTCTGGGTCGGTTCGTACGGCAAGGTCGAGCCGGCCTTCATCGGGATCCCGTTCTTCTACTGGTACCAGATGCTCTGGGTGCCGATCTCGGCCGTGCTGACCTCGGTCGCCTACGTCCTGGTCCGCCGTGAGCGGCGGGAGCGCAAGGGGGGTGACTCCGCATGA
- a CDS encoding glycoside hydrolase family 3 protein, protein MTTLAHDSATLTRDALTVLQPGFTGTTAPDWVLRRLGEGLASVGLFGRNIATPEQLGALTAQLRAERDDVLVAIDEEGGDVTRLEVRTGSSFPGNLALGAVDDPELTRAVARELGRRLAECGVNLNWAPSADVNSNPDNPVIGVRSFGAEPGLVARHTAAYIDGLQGAGVAACTKHFPGHGDTAVDSHHALPRIDAGLDTLTARELAPFRAAVAAGTKAVMSAHILLPALDPDLPATLSPAALHGLLRRPVADGGLGFDGMIVTDGMEMRAIADAYGIERGSVLAIAAGADAICVGGGLADEGTVLRLRDALVTAVIEGRLAEERLAEAAARVRALGEWTRRSGGPRTAHGIEPAAGVGLAAARRALRVTPAGSSYEPVTGPAYVAAFTPMANIAVGEETPWGVGAELARLRPGTGAATYGRQDADALGVHGLIENMLDTAGDRRIVAVVRDVHRHPWMADALDALLAARPETVVVEMGVPQAPPAGALHIATHGAARVCGRAAAEVIVGNGAGDHPGD, encoded by the coding sequence ATGACGACCCTCGCACACGACTCGGCCACCCTCACCCGCGACGCTCTCACGGTTCTCCAGCCCGGCTTCACCGGAACCACCGCCCCCGACTGGGTGCTGCGGCGGCTCGGTGAGGGGCTCGCCTCCGTCGGCCTGTTCGGCCGGAACATCGCCACCCCCGAGCAGCTGGGCGCCCTCACCGCCCAGCTGCGCGCCGAGCGCGACGACGTCCTGGTGGCGATCGACGAGGAGGGCGGCGACGTCACCCGGCTGGAGGTGCGCACCGGCTCCTCCTTCCCCGGCAACCTGGCGCTCGGCGCCGTGGACGACCCGGAGCTGACCCGCGCCGTCGCCCGCGAGCTGGGCCGCCGCCTCGCCGAATGCGGCGTCAACCTCAACTGGGCGCCCTCCGCCGACGTCAACTCCAACCCCGACAACCCCGTCATCGGCGTGCGCTCCTTCGGAGCCGAGCCGGGGCTCGTGGCGCGGCACACCGCCGCGTACATCGACGGTCTCCAGGGCGCCGGGGTGGCCGCCTGCACCAAGCACTTCCCCGGCCACGGCGACACCGCCGTCGACTCCCACCACGCCCTGCCGCGCATCGACGCAGGTCTCGACACCCTGACCGCCCGCGAACTGGCGCCCTTCCGCGCCGCCGTCGCCGCCGGGACCAAGGCCGTGATGAGCGCGCACATCCTGCTGCCCGCCCTCGACCCCGACCTGCCCGCCACCCTCAGCCCCGCCGCGCTGCACGGCCTGCTGCGCCGGCCGGTGGCCGACGGCGGACTCGGCTTCGACGGGATGATCGTCACCGACGGCATGGAGATGCGGGCCATCGCCGACGCGTACGGCATCGAGCGCGGCAGCGTCCTGGCGATCGCCGCGGGCGCCGACGCCATCTGCGTGGGCGGCGGGCTCGCCGACGAGGGCACCGTGCTGCGGCTGCGCGACGCGCTGGTCACCGCCGTCATCGAGGGGCGGCTGGCGGAGGAGCGGCTGGCCGAGGCGGCGGCGCGGGTGCGCGCCCTGGGGGAGTGGACGCGCCGCTCCGGAGGACCGCGCACGGCGCACGGCATCGAGCCCGCCGCGGGGGTGGGGCTCGCCGCCGCGCGCCGGGCGCTCAGAGTCACCCCGGCCGGGTCCTCGTACGAGCCGGTGACCGGACCCGCCTACGTGGCCGCCTTCACCCCGATGGCCAACATCGCCGTCGGCGAGGAGACCCCCTGGGGCGTCGGCGCCGAACTGGCCCGGCTGCGCCCCGGCACCGGGGCCGCCACCTACGGGCGGCAGGACGCCGATGCCCTGGGCGTCCATGGCCTGATCGAAAATATGCTCGACACCGCGGGGGACCGTAGGATCGTGGCTGTGGTCCGCGATGTCCACCGCCACCCCTGGATGGCCGACGCGCTGGACGCCCTGCTCGCCGCCCGGCCGGAGACGGTCGTCGTGGAGATGGGGGTGCCCCAGGCGCCGCCCGCCGGGGCGCTGCACATCGCGACCCACGGCGCCGCCCGGGTGTGTGGACGGGCGGCCGCGGAAGTGATCGTCGGCAACGGCGCCGGTGACCACCCCGGGGACTGA
- a CDS encoding SIS domain-containing protein translates to MSATTTAQRSDQPGRIMSGEMAEQPAVLRRILDQGAPRIREVAERIAARNPRFVLLTARGTSDNAALYAKYLLEVLLGKPCGLTSMSTTTAYGAQPDLTDVLVITVSQSGGSPDLVASTEAARAAGAITLAVTNNADSPLAAVSEFHIDVLAGPEKALPATKTYTAELLALYLFVEGLRGGDGAAAKVLPDLAQQILDRQDEVRLLAARYRFAERMVLTSRGYGYPTAKEAALKLMETSYIPALSYSGADLLHGPLAMVDNISPVIAIVTEGKGGQALQPVLERLRGRGADLVVIGSASEVERASAGFALPTDGVAEEVQPILEILPLQMLAYEVTIARGQDPDAPRALAKVTETR, encoded by the coding sequence ATGTCCGCCACGACGACGGCCCAGCGCAGCGACCAGCCGGGCCGGATCATGTCCGGCGAGATGGCCGAGCAGCCCGCCGTGCTGCGCCGCATCCTCGACCAGGGCGCCCCGAGGATCCGCGAGGTAGCGGAGCGGATCGCCGCCCGCAACCCGCGCTTCGTCCTGCTCACCGCCCGGGGCACCTCGGACAACGCGGCGCTGTACGCCAAGTACCTGCTCGAGGTCCTGCTCGGCAAGCCGTGCGGGCTGACCTCCATGTCCACCACCACCGCGTACGGCGCCCAGCCTGACCTCACCGACGTCCTGGTGATCACCGTCAGCCAGTCCGGTGGCTCCCCCGACCTGGTGGCCTCCACCGAGGCCGCCCGCGCGGCCGGTGCGATCACCCTCGCGGTGACCAACAACGCCGACTCGCCGCTCGCGGCCGTCTCCGAATTCCACATCGACGTCCTGGCCGGGCCGGAGAAGGCGCTGCCCGCGACCAAGACCTACACCGCCGAACTGCTCGCCCTCTACCTCTTCGTGGAGGGGCTGCGCGGCGGCGACGGCGCGGCCGCCAAGGTGCTGCCCGACCTCGCCCAGCAGATCCTCGACCGCCAGGACGAGGTCCGGCTGCTCGCGGCGCGCTACCGCTTCGCCGAGCGGATGGTCCTCACCTCCCGGGGCTACGGCTACCCGACCGCCAAGGAAGCCGCCCTGAAGCTGATGGAGACCAGCTACATCCCGGCGCTCTCCTACTCCGGCGCCGATCTGCTGCACGGCCCGCTGGCCATGGTCGACAACATCTCGCCGGTGATCGCGATCGTCACCGAGGGCAAGGGCGGCCAGGCGCTCCAGCCGGTCCTGGAGCGGCTGCGCGGCCGGGGCGCGGACCTCGTCGTCATCGGGAGCGCGTCGGAGGTGGAGCGGGCCTCGGCGGGGTTCGCCCTGCCGACGGACGGCGTCGCCGAGGAGGTCCAGCCCATCCTGGAGATCCTGCCGCTCCAGATGCTGGCGTACGAGGTGACGATCGCGCGCGGGCAGGACCCGGACGCGCCGCGGGCGCTGGCGAAGGTGACGGAGACCCGCTGA
- a CDS encoding carbohydrate ABC transporter permease: MKRSPLARLWPNATAVVLFLGFAFPVYWMFSTALKPTSDIISEDPVWFPTGATLEHFRKAMDAEHFWTLVGNSLTVTLSAVGLSLLIALLASFALARMRFKGRRGFLVTFMIAQMAPWEVLVIAIYMLVRDGDMLNSLLPLTLFYMVMVLPFTILTLRAYVAAIPKELEESAMVDGCTRPQAFIRVIFPLLAPGLMATSLFGFITAWNEFPLVLILNKDPGAQTLPLWLSSFQTAFGDDWGATMAAASLFAIPILLLFLFLQRKAVGGLTSGAVKG, encoded by the coding sequence GTGAAGCGCTCACCGCTCGCCCGGCTGTGGCCCAACGCGACCGCCGTCGTGCTCTTTCTCGGCTTCGCGTTCCCCGTCTACTGGATGTTCAGCACGGCCCTCAAGCCGACCTCGGACATCATCTCGGAAGACCCGGTGTGGTTCCCGACCGGAGCCACGCTCGAACACTTCCGGAAGGCCATGGACGCGGAGCACTTCTGGACCCTGGTGGGCAACTCGCTCACCGTCACCCTCTCGGCGGTCGGCCTCTCCCTGCTGATCGCGCTGCTCGCGTCGTTCGCCCTCGCCCGGATGCGGTTCAAGGGGCGCCGCGGCTTCCTGGTGACGTTCATGATCGCGCAGATGGCGCCCTGGGAGGTCCTGGTCATCGCCATCTACATGCTGGTGCGCGACGGCGACATGCTGAACAGCCTGCTTCCGCTGACCCTGTTCTACATGGTCATGGTGCTGCCCTTCACCATCCTCACGCTCCGCGCCTACGTGGCCGCGATCCCCAAGGAGCTGGAGGAGTCCGCGATGGTGGACGGCTGCACCCGTCCGCAGGCGTTCATCCGGGTGATCTTCCCGCTGCTCGCCCCCGGCCTGATGGCCACCTCGCTCTTCGGCTTCATCACGGCCTGGAACGAATTCCCGCTCGTGCTCATCCTGAACAAGGATCCGGGCGCCCAGACGCTTCCGCTGTGGCTGTCCAGCTTCCAGACCGCCTTCGGCGACGACTGGGGTGCCACCATGGCGGCGGCGTCGCTGTTCGCCATCCCGATCCTGCTCCTGTTCCTGTTTCTGCAACGCAAGGCGGTCGGTGGGCTCACTTCCGGCGCTGTGAAGGGATGA
- the mctP gene encoding monocarboxylate uptake permease MctP: MNGGVNGVALAVFIFFFVAVTVMGFLAARWRAAENANNLDEWGLGGRSFGTWITWFLLGGDLYTAYTFVAVPAAIYATGAAGFFAVPYTILVYPLIFTFLPRLWSVSHKHGYVTTSDFVRGRFGSKGLSLAVAITGILATMPYIALQLVGIQAVLDVMGVGGGENTNWFIKDLPLLIAFGVLAAYTYSSGLRAPALIAFVKDTLIYIVIAVAIIYIPIKLGGFDDIFSAANDKFTKAGAGGLAPAAEGQWAYGTLALGSALALFMYPHSITATLSSRSREVIRRNTTILPLYSLMLGLLALLGFMAIAAGVTVENGQLAIPQLFEDMFPDWFTGVAFAAIGIGALVPAAIMSIAAANLFTRNIYKDFLRPNATAEEETKVSKLVSLLVKVGALIFVLGMDKTVAINFQLLGGIWILQTFPALVGGLFTRWFHRWALLAGWAVGMVYGTWKAYDTPSGTQKHFGNTADVPGIGEIGYIGLTAFVLNVVVTVVLTLILRAVKAPDGVDETSSADYKADAGDPGVQTDLPPATAGAPGGH; encoded by the coding sequence ATGAACGGCGGAGTGAACGGCGTCGCGCTCGCCGTCTTCATCTTCTTCTTCGTGGCCGTCACGGTCATGGGCTTCCTGGCCGCGCGCTGGCGCGCCGCCGAGAACGCCAACAACCTCGACGAGTGGGGTCTGGGCGGCCGCAGCTTCGGCACCTGGATCACCTGGTTCCTGCTCGGCGGCGACCTGTACACCGCGTACACCTTCGTCGCCGTCCCGGCCGCGATCTACGCGACCGGCGCGGCCGGGTTCTTCGCGGTCCCGTACACCATCCTGGTCTACCCGCTGATCTTCACCTTCCTGCCCCGGCTCTGGTCGGTGTCCCATAAGCACGGGTACGTCACCACCTCGGACTTCGTCCGCGGCCGCTTCGGCTCCAAGGGACTTTCGCTGGCCGTCGCGATCACCGGCATCCTCGCCACCATGCCGTACATCGCCCTCCAGCTGGTGGGCATCCAGGCGGTGCTGGACGTGATGGGCGTCGGCGGCGGCGAGAACACCAACTGGTTCATCAAGGACCTGCCGCTGCTGATCGCCTTCGGTGTGCTCGCGGCGTACACCTACTCCTCGGGTCTGCGCGCCCCCGCGCTGATCGCGTTCGTCAAGGACACCCTGATCTACATCGTCATCGCGGTGGCGATCATCTACATCCCGATCAAGCTGGGTGGCTTCGACGACATCTTCAGCGCGGCGAACGACAAGTTCACCAAGGCCGGGGCGGGCGGGCTGGCGCCGGCCGCGGAGGGCCAATGGGCGTACGGCACGCTGGCCCTGGGCTCGGCGCTCGCGCTGTTCATGTATCCGCACTCGATCACGGCGACGCTCTCCAGCCGCAGCCGTGAGGTGATCCGCCGCAACACCACGATCCTGCCGCTGTACTCGCTGATGCTGGGGCTGCTGGCGCTGCTGGGCTTCATGGCCATCGCCGCCGGGGTGACGGTCGAGAACGGCCAGCTGGCCATCCCCCAGCTCTTCGAGGACATGTTCCCCGACTGGTTCACGGGCGTCGCCTTCGCCGCGATCGGCATCGGCGCGCTCGTCCCGGCGGCCATCATGTCGATCGCCGCGGCCAACCTCTTCACCCGCAACATCTACAAGGACTTCCTGCGGCCGAACGCCACGGCCGAGGAGGAGACCAAGGTCTCCAAGCTGGTCTCGCTGCTGGTGAAGGTCGGTGCGCTGATCTTCGTGCTGGGCATGGACAAGACCGTCGCGATCAACTTCCAGCTGTTGGGCGGCATCTGGATCCTCCAGACCTTCCCGGCCCTGGTGGGCGGCCTGTTCACCCGCTGGTTCCACCGCTGGGCGCTGCTGGCGGGCTGGGCGGTCGGCATGGTCTACGGAACGTGGAAGGCGTACGACACCCCGAGCGGCACCCAGAAGCACTTCGGCAACACCGCCGATGTGCCGGGTATCGGCGAGATCGGCTACATCGGCCTCACCGCCTTCGTGCTCAACGTGGTGGTCACGGTGGTCCTGACGCTGATCCTGCGGGCGGTCAAGGCCCCGGACGGCGTGGACGAGACGTCCTCGGCCGACTACAAGGCGGACGCGGGCGACCCGGGCGTCCAGACCGACCTCCCGCCCGCCACGGCGGGCGCCCCGGGCGGCCACTGA